Proteins from a genomic interval of Rosa chinensis cultivar Old Blush chromosome 2, RchiOBHm-V2, whole genome shotgun sequence:
- the LOC112190467 gene encoding probable serine/threonine-protein kinase PIX7, producing MGLLKVETWDGSKSKGRKKKKKHEAVEETGCCIKFSFGICMPSSRSKVDSTMTGTTISFAETKSSNEKSRDRDLTRGGSSTTTSNAGSTTSTPYFSEELKVASQLRKFTFNDLKLATRNFRPESLLGEGGFGCVFKGWIEENGTAPVKPGTGLTVAVKTLNHDGLQGHKEWLAEIYFLGDLIHPNLVKLIGYSIEDDQRLLVYEFLPRGSLENHLFRRSLPLPWSIRMKIALGAAKGLAFLHEEVQKPVIYRDFKTSNILLDADYNAKLSDFGLAKDGPEGDKTHVSTRVMGTYGYAAPEYVMTGHLTSKSDVYSFGVVLLEMLNGRRSMDKNRPNGEHNLVEWARQLFGDKRRLFQLIDPRLEGHFSIKGAQKAIQLAARCLSRDPKARPMMSEVVEALKPLPSLKDMASSSYHFQTMQAARTRANLNAKNGIRTQAIFVPRNGQPVRSLSSPKGPPASPCYPQKSPKPNSKE from the exons ATGGGTTTGTTAAAGGTGGAGACTTGGGATGGGAGCAAATCAAagggaaggaagaagaagaagaagcatgaGGCTGTGGAGGAAACTGGGTGTTGCATTAAGTTCTCTTTTGGGATTTGCATGCCTTCTTCAAGATCCAAAGTTGATAGCACCATGACTGGGACTACTATATCTTTTG CGGAAACTAAATCTTCAAATGAAAAAAGTAGAGATCGAGACCTTACTCGTGGAGGGTCCTCTACAACTACTAGTAATGCTGGAAGTACTACATCCACACCCTATTTCAGTGAGGAACTGAAGGTTGCTTCTCAGCTGCGGAAATTCACATTTAATGACCTTAAGTTAGCAACTAGAAACTTCAGACCGGAGTCTCTTCTTGGGGAGGGTGGATTTGGTTGTGTGTTCAAGGGCTGGATAGAGGAGAATGGAACTGCTCCTGTGAAGCCTGGTACTGGGCTTACAGTCGCAGTTAAGACCCTCAACCATGATGGACTTCAGGGTCACAAAGAATGGCTT GctgaaatttattttcttggTGATCTCATCCATCCAAATTTGGTAAAATTGATTGGTTACTCCATTGAAGatgatcagaggttgctggttTATGAGTTTTTACCGCGAGGAAGTTTGGAAAACCACCTATTCAGAA GGTCCCTGCCTCTTCCTTGGTCCATTAGAATGAAAATTGCACTTGGTGCTGCAAAGGGTCTTGCCTTTCTTCATGAAGAAGTTCAAAAACCTGTCATATACCGTGACTTCAAAACATCTAATATCCTATTAGACGCG GATTACAACGCGAAGCTCTCGGATTTTGGACTTGCCAAAGATGGTCCTGAAGGTGATAAGACTCATGTGTCTACGCGAGTCATGGGAACCTATGGTTATGCAGCCCCAGAATATGTGATGACTG GACATTTGACATCAAAGAGTGATGTCTACAGTTTTGGAGTAGTCCTACTTGAAATGCTAAATGGAAGAAGATCCATGGATAAAAATAGACCAAATGGAGAACACAATCTTGTGGAATGGGCGAGACAACTTTTTGGAGACAAGAGGAGGTTATTCCAGTTAATTGACCCCCGGCTCGAAGGCCATTTTTCAATCAAGGGTGCACAAAAAGCTATCCAACTGGCTGCCCGCTGCCTCAGCCGTGACCCAAAAGCCAGACCAATGATGAGTGAAGTTGTTGAAGCCCTAAAGCCTTTACCAAGCCTCAAGGACATGGCCAGTTCTTCTTATCACTTTCAAACCATGCAAGCAGCTCGTACCAGAGCCAACTTGAATGCTAAGAATGGCATTAGAACACAAGCAATCTTTGTACCGAGGAATGGACAACCGGTAAGGAGCTTGTCAAGCCCAAAGGGTCCTCCCGCTTCTCCATGTTATCCTCAGAAATCACCTAAACCTAACTCGAAAGAATGA
- the LOC112190468 gene encoding protein CLP1 homolog, translated as MAGGGIRQVKLERECELRIEVGNDAPLKLRLLNGTAEIFGTELPPEIWLTFPPRLKFAVFTWYGATIEMDGTTETDYTADETPNISYVNVHAVLDARRNRAKTLSSDDPNSPQAQGPRVIVVGPSDSGKSTLSKMLLSWAAKQGWKPTFVDLDIGQGAITIPGCIAATPIEMPIDPVEGIPLDMPLVYFYGHTTPMSNVDLYRVLVKELSQMVERQFTGNAESQAAGLVINTMGWIEGAGYELLLHAIDTFNANVVLVLGQEKLCSMLRDVLKNKPNVDVVKLQKSGGVVSRNVKFRQKSRSHRIREYFYGLSNDLSPHSNIANFGDLSIFRIGGGPQAPRSALPIGAEPAADPTRVVPVNINRDLLHMVLAISYAKEPDEIISSNVAGFVFVTDINIERKTITYLAPAAGELPGKFLIVGSLTWLET; from the exons ATGGCCGGCGGCGGAATCAGGCAGGTCAAATTGGAGCGGGAGTGCGAACTCAGAATCGAAGTTGGCAACGACGCGCCTCTCAAGCTCCGTCTTCTCAACGGTACCGCCGAGATCTTCGGCACCGAGCTCCCCCCTGAAATCTGGCTCACCTTCCCTCCCAGGCTCAAATTCGCC GTGTTCACTTGGTACGGAGCCACAATCGAGATGGACGGCACCACCGAAACGGATTACACCGCCGATGAG ACGCCGAATATCAGTTATGTAAATGTGCATGCTGTGCTGGATGCCCGGCGAAACCGTGCTAAAACGCTGTCGTCTGATGACCCTAATTCTCCTCAGGCTCAG GGACCGAGGGTGATTGTCGTGGGACCTTCGGATTCTGGGAAAAGTACATTGTCGAAAATGCTGCTTAGTTGGGCAGCTAAGCAGGGATGGAAACCTACTTTTGTCGACTTGGATATTGGACAAGGAGCTATAACAATTCCAGGATGCATTGCTGCTACTCCTATTGAAATGCCTATTGATCCGGTGGAAGGGATTCCCCTTGACATGCCCCTCGTTTATTTCTATGGGCACACAACTCCCAT GAGCAATGTGGATTTGTACAGAGTGCTTGTGAAGGAGCTTTCTCAAATGGTAGAGAGACAATTTACTGGTAATGCTGAATCTCAAGCTGCTGGATTGGTCATCAACACCATGGGATGGATAGAAGGTGCCGGCTATGAG TTGCTTCTTCATGCAATTGACACATTCAATGCTAATGTTGTCTTGGTTTTGGGTCAG GAAAAGCTTTGCAGCATGCTCAGAGATGTATTAAAGAACAAGCCCAACGTGGATGTTGTTAAACTTCAAAAATCAGGGGGAGTTGTATCCAGGAATGTAAAATTCCGTCAAAAATCCAGGAGTCATAGGATAAGG GAATACTTTTATGGCCTCTCAAATGATCTCAGCCCACACTCTAATATCGCAAATTTCGGTGATTTATCCATCTTTCGAATCGGTGGTGGGCCACAGGCCCCTCGATCAGCTTTGCCAATTGGTGCCGAGCCTGCTGCTGACCCTACAAGGGTGGTTCCTGTAAATATTAACCGTGATTTGCTCCACATGGTTCTCGCTATTTCATATGCTAAGGAGCCCGATGAAATTATCTCTAG TAATGTTGCTGGATTTGTCTTTGTCACAGACATCAACATTGAAAG AAAGACAATTACCTACCTTGCACCAGCCGCTGGCGAACTTCCAGGCAAATTTTTGATAGTAGGATCCTTGACATGGCTTGAAACATGA